From Candidatus Krumholzibacteriia bacterium, a single genomic window includes:
- a CDS encoding NapC/NirT family cytochrome c → MIRTFSMFLRAISISSIGRLGIALVTGSFVTFVLFQIASVSGLIANAYFGLILYLGLPTLFVLGLLLIPVAFWRVRGSSGKSLQALLEDRVGPEQVEGGALGAPITRTVLVLTLVNVIFLGVAGMQGLHFMESPEFCGTACHSVMNPEWTTYQASPHARVDCVECHVGEGVDALIDSKIQGAWQMISVTFDLYERPIPTPVHTLRPAQETCEHCHWPEKFYGNKLETFVRYQQDEESTPIYSTLSIKIDSRGRGDGGVHWHVAEENEVRYASVEDQRREMIWVDARQPDGSWKRYENTDLVGDPDTAGHERRFDCVDCHNRATHVYEQPDFAIDERMRLGHIDPDLPFVKREALAAITFDYPDVEAAMAGIANHMRGYYRRFYPEVSSGNTNEIDAAIESLRSIYRRNIHPEMNITWGSYPSLLGHEESAGCFRCHNQKLKAADGSHISDDCTMCHSMLANEEPDPFLYIREPAEGQRTAAMHTYLKEEFLNSFFDQ, encoded by the coding sequence ATGATCCGAACGTTCTCCATGTTCCTGCGAGCGATATCGATCAGCTCGATCGGGCGTCTCGGGATCGCTCTGGTCACGGGATCGTTCGTCACCTTCGTGCTCTTCCAGATCGCCAGCGTTTCCGGCCTGATCGCGAACGCCTACTTCGGTCTGATCCTCTACCTGGGTCTGCCGACGCTGTTCGTGCTCGGTCTGCTGCTGATCCCGGTGGCCTTCTGGAGGGTCCGCGGATCCTCGGGCAAGAGCCTGCAGGCCCTGCTCGAGGACCGGGTGGGGCCCGAACAGGTCGAAGGGGGTGCTCTCGGTGCCCCGATCACGCGCACCGTTCTGGTGCTCACCCTGGTGAACGTGATCTTCCTCGGCGTCGCGGGAATGCAAGGGCTGCACTTCATGGAGTCCCCCGAGTTCTGCGGCACCGCCTGCCACTCCGTCATGAACCCCGAGTGGACCACCTACCAGGCCTCCCCTCACGCGCGGGTGGACTGCGTGGAGTGCCACGTGGGCGAAGGCGTCGACGCCCTGATCGACTCGAAGATCCAGGGCGCGTGGCAGATGATCTCGGTGACCTTCGATCTCTACGAACGACCCATCCCCACTCCCGTGCACACCCTCCGGCCGGCGCAGGAGACCTGCGAGCACTGCCACTGGCCCGAGAAGTTCTACGGGAACAAGCTCGAGACCTTCGTCCGCTACCAGCAGGACGAGGAGTCGACCCCGATCTACTCCACTCTCAGCATCAAGATCGACTCGCGCGGACGCGGCGACGGTGGCGTGCACTGGCACGTGGCCGAAGAGAACGAGGTCCGCTACGCGTCGGTCGAGGACCAGCGTCGCGAGATGATCTGGGTCGACGCACGTCAGCCCGACGGCTCGTGGAAGCGCTACGAGAACACCGATCTCGTGGGGGACCCCGACACCGCCGGACACGAGCGTCGTTTCGACTGCGTGGACTGCCACAACCGGGCCACGCACGTCTACGAGCAGCCGGACTTCGCGATCGACGAACGCATGCGGCTGGGCCACATCGACCCGGACCTTCCCTTCGTCAAGCGCGAGGCCCTGGCCGCCATCACCTTCGACTACCCCGACGTGGAAGCCGCCATGGCCGGCATCGCCAATCACATGCGTGGCTACTACCGACGGTTCTACCCGGAGGTGAGCAGTGGCAACACGAACGAGATCGACGCGGCCATCGAATCGCTGCGGTCGATCTACCGGCGCAACATCCACCCGGAGATGAACATCACGTGGGGCTCCTATCCGAGCCTTCTCGGTCACGAAGAGAGCGCGGGTTGTTTCCGTTGCCACAACCAGAAGCTGAAGGCTGCCGACGGCAGTCACATCAGCGACGACTGCACGATGTGCCACTCCATGCTCGCCAACGAGGAACCGGATCCGTTCCTCTACATCCGCGAACCGGCCGAGGGACAGCGGACGGCGGCCATGCACACCTACCTGAAGGAAGAGTTCCTGAACTCCTTCTTCGATCAATGA
- a CDS encoding multiheme C-type cytochrome: protein MRSAMLTALIPLVALALASCAQGTGSGVATVEETVEVAAQASRVDVPADHPSLSEQEQLIACADCHRDTTPDVYDSWYASTHGIGNVKCYQCHGTYEDMKVAPAVSNCATCHADMITKQADAPACWTCHPAHTFDPHAE from the coding sequence TTGAGATCCGCCATGTTGACCGCCTTGATCCCCCTGGTGGCCCTGGCCCTCGCCTCGTGTGCGCAGGGAACGGGTTCCGGGGTGGCGACCGTCGAAGAAACGGTCGAAGTGGCCGCGCAGGCGTCGCGGGTGGACGTACCCGCCGACCACCCGTCCCTGTCCGAGCAGGAACAATTGATCGCTTGCGCGGACTGCCACCGCGACACCACCCCCGACGTCTACGATTCCTGGTACGCCTCGACCCACGGCATCGGCAACGTGAAGTGCTACCAGTGCCACGGGACCTACGAGGACATGAAAGTGGCACCGGCCGTGTCCAACTGCGCTACCTGCCACGCGGACATGATCACGAAACAGGCCGACGCTCCCGCGTGTTGGACCTGCCACCCCGCCCACACGTTCGATCCGCACGCGGAGTAG
- a CDS encoding nitrate reductase, translated as MNAISRRQFIKRAAALTAASYVGMKLPFFLADAQGQDADTWTRGTCRLCGVGCRLELGLRNGKPVALRGVSDSRTNLGYLCMKGMLFHKIMEHPDRLTKPLYREKKSDDFREISWEEALDIAAQKFVDVKTEYGSDACAYYGSGQAQTEETYFFQKVMRAGLQTNNVEGNPRLCMASAVGGYLTSFGADEPIGGYSDIEQCYYFFIIGSNMAEAHPVIWRRVMRRKLDNPDTVKVVNADPRISATSRIADLHLQFDPGTDLALLNAMAHVIIEEDLVDHDFLRDYCVFKKGGDTIDFDQFAKDVAEYTPEKAAEICGGSMNPDDIRKTARWFANSKGTMSMWCMGINQRKRGVWANNLIHNLHLLTGQLCKPGADSFSLTGQPNACGGVREGGGLCHILPGHRPVAKDPLRKDVERLWGVPEGRIPPKPGYHTMAMFSAVNDRKIRAIWINCTSPAQSLPNLTPYRDGMAQDEVFVVVTDVFATKTTEVANLVLPTAFHFEKTGVYGCTERRSQITPKAKDAPGEAMPEVWMIREWARRMGEKLNDPVFAKVIEPFEGLEPDFDLPKAIWDEYTQKLTKGRDNDLRGATYDVLLQMPDGVQWPAPTEKFALTGGAVKKFVRGKDPLVEEHGEGDAPYVFYGPAHADKKLYVWFRPHALPGEVPDDEYPMYLSTGRIIDHWHTTSMTGRIPELLRANPYSFVEINPKDAERMGIKPNDMIEITTRRGKVTMPARVMEGPLEGTVFAYWHDMAESRMINKVVNDVFDPGSKEPEFKIGACRIRRVSGPRDLDPVVTQL; from the coding sequence ATGAATGCGATCTCGAGACGACAGTTCATCAAGCGTGCGGCGGCCCTGACCGCGGCGTCGTACGTGGGCATGAAGCTGCCCTTCTTCCTGGCCGACGCCCAGGGTCAGGACGCCGACACCTGGACCCGCGGCACCTGCCGCCTCTGCGGGGTCGGATGCCGTCTGGAACTCGGCCTGCGCAACGGGAAGCCGGTCGCCCTGCGCGGCGTGTCCGATTCACGCACCAACCTCGGTTACCTGTGCATGAAGGGCATGCTCTTCCACAAGATCATGGAGCACCCCGACCGCCTGACGAAGCCGCTCTACCGCGAGAAGAAGTCCGACGACTTCCGTGAGATCTCGTGGGAAGAAGCCCTGGACATCGCGGCCCAGAAGTTCGTCGACGTGAAGACCGAGTACGGATCCGACGCCTGCGCGTACTACGGCTCTGGCCAGGCCCAGACCGAGGAGACCTACTTCTTCCAGAAGGTCATGCGCGCCGGGCTCCAGACCAACAACGTGGAAGGCAATCCTCGTCTCTGCATGGCGAGCGCCGTGGGCGGCTACCTGACCAGCTTCGGAGCCGACGAACCGATCGGCGGCTACAGTGACATCGAGCAGTGCTACTACTTCTTCATCATCGGGTCGAACATGGCCGAAGCGCATCCGGTGATCTGGCGCCGCGTCATGCGTCGCAAGCTCGACAACCCCGACACGGTGAAGGTCGTCAACGCCGACCCCCGGATCTCGGCAACATCGCGTATCGCCGACCTGCATCTGCAGTTCGATCCGGGCACGGATCTGGCGCTGCTCAACGCGATGGCCCACGTGATCATCGAGGAGGATCTCGTCGACCACGACTTCCTGAGGGACTATTGCGTCTTCAAGAAGGGTGGCGACACGATCGACTTCGATCAGTTCGCGAAGGACGTGGCCGAGTACACGCCCGAGAAGGCGGCCGAGATCTGCGGCGGGAGCATGAACCCCGACGACATCCGCAAGACCGCCCGCTGGTTCGCCAACAGCAAGGGCACCATGAGCATGTGGTGCATGGGGATCAACCAGCGCAAGCGTGGGGTGTGGGCGAACAACCTGATCCACAACCTGCACCTTCTCACCGGGCAGTTGTGCAAGCCGGGCGCCGACAGCTTCTCGCTGACCGGTCAGCCCAATGCCTGCGGCGGCGTGCGCGAGGGCGGTGGCCTGTGCCACATCCTTCCGGGCCACCGTCCGGTCGCCAAGGATCCGCTGCGCAAGGACGTCGAGCGTCTCTGGGGAGTGCCCGAGGGCAGGATCCCTCCCAAGCCGGGCTACCACACCATGGCCATGTTCAGCGCCGTGAACGACAGGAAGATCCGGGCGATCTGGATCAACTGCACGAGCCCCGCACAGTCCCTGCCGAACCTCACCCCCTATCGTGACGGTATGGCGCAGGACGAGGTCTTCGTTGTGGTGACCGACGTCTTCGCCACCAAGACCACCGAGGTGGCGAACCTGGTGCTGCCCACGGCCTTCCACTTCGAGAAGACCGGCGTCTACGGGTGCACCGAGCGCCGTTCGCAGATCACGCCGAAGGCCAAGGACGCTCCCGGCGAGGCCATGCCCGAGGTGTGGATGATCCGCGAGTGGGCGCGGCGCATGGGCGAGAAGCTGAACGACCCCGTGTTCGCCAAGGTCATCGAACCCTTCGAGGGTCTCGAGCCGGACTTCGACCTGCCCAAGGCGATCTGGGACGAGTACACGCAGAAGCTCACCAAGGGTCGCGACAACGACCTGCGCGGAGCGACCTACGACGTGCTCCTGCAGATGCCCGATGGTGTGCAGTGGCCGGCTCCCACGGAGAAGTTCGCCCTGACCGGGGGAGCAGTGAAGAAGTTCGTGCGCGGCAAGGACCCGTTGGTCGAGGAGCACGGGGAGGGCGATGCCCCCTACGTCTTCTACGGCCCGGCTCACGCCGACAAGAAGCTCTACGTGTGGTTCCGCCCGCATGCCCTGCCGGGCGAGGTGCCCGACGACGAGTATCCGATGTATCTGTCCACCGGACGGATCATCGACCATTGGCACACCACCAGCATGACGGGTCGCATTCCCGAACTGCTGCGGGCCAATCCCTATTCGTTCGTCGAGATCAATCCGAAGGACGCCGAGCGGATGGGGATCAAACCCAACGACATGATCGAGATCACCACCCGCCGCGGGAAGGTGACCATGCCCGCCCGCGTCATGGAGGGTCCGCTCGAAGGCACCGTGTTCGCCTACTGGCACGACATGGCCGAGAGCCGGATGATCAACAAGGTCGTCAACGACGTCTTCGATCCCGGTTCGAAGGAGCCCGAGTTCAAGATCGGGGCGTGCCGGATCCGCCGGGTCTCCGGCCCGCGGGACCTTGACCCCGTGGTGACGCAACTCTGA
- a CDS encoding chaperone NapD, protein MPIGGFVITVAPEEIDTVEAELSGRDACEVHGTDDKGNIVAVLDTETSDAMDDIVHELEQDARILSVGLAYLHAEDEVEKIIRGELTPDLRKRRRNESS, encoded by the coding sequence ATGCCCATCGGAGGATTCGTCATCACCGTCGCCCCCGAGGAGATCGACACCGTCGAGGCGGAGCTTTCCGGCCGCGACGCGTGCGAGGTCCACGGGACCGACGACAAGGGCAACATCGTGGCCGTGCTGGACACCGAGACCAGCGACGCCATGGACGACATCGTCCACGAACTCGAGCAGGATGCCCGGATCCTGTCGGTCGGACTGGCCTATCTCCATGCAGAAGACGAAGTCGAAAAGATCATCCGCGGAGAGCTCACTCCCGACCTCCGCAAGCGACGCAGGAACGAGTCGTCGTGA
- a CDS encoding 4Fe-4S dicluster domain-containing protein: protein MTLAGLVSAPSLALAGPVGRDRLRPPGALDEDHFASRCIRCGRCAAVCPYESIQMLGLGEGLHAATPIVEPVEVPCYMCMECVDVCPTRAIEPVEMEEITMGTAKVDREMCVAWNGTSLCRTCYTVCPLRDRAITNWEFKPEVVDDVCTGCGVCVHACPISDETGDRKAIYVDPPGVRS, encoded by the coding sequence GTGACCCTGGCCGGGCTGGTCAGTGCTCCTTCCCTCGCACTGGCCGGTCCGGTGGGGCGCGATCGCCTTCGGCCGCCAGGAGCGCTCGACGAGGACCACTTCGCCTCGCGCTGCATCCGCTGCGGCCGCTGCGCCGCCGTGTGCCCCTACGAGTCCATCCAGATGCTCGGCCTGGGCGAGGGCCTGCACGCCGCGACCCCGATCGTCGAACCGGTCGAGGTGCCCTGCTACATGTGCATGGAGTGCGTCGACGTCTGCCCCACGCGCGCGATCGAGCCGGTCGAGATGGAAGAGATCACCATGGGCACGGCGAAGGTCGACCGCGAGATGTGCGTCGCGTGGAACGGTACCAGCCTCTGCCGCACCTGCTACACCGTATGCCCGCTGCGTGACCGTGCGATCACGAACTGGGAGTTCAAGCCCGAGGTCGTCGACGACGTCTGCACCGGCTGTGGCGTGTGTGTGCATGCCTGTCCGATCTCCGACGAGACGGGCGACCGCAAGGCGATCTACGTCGACCCTCCCGGGGTGCGGTCGTGA
- a CDS encoding 4Fe-4S binding protein, which translates to MIRRWRHSVQAFALLLPIALPAIHVFFGWSWIQGGYQSLGIGPVWFLSPLEGVESALASRSIPWTIIVGAVPLALLAVFMGRVFCSWMCPINTLQELAEWLARTLFGYRPGNRLPMPRPVIWIVLGADLVLSFLLATPLFSIVSPPGLVSREAMGMWFFGLVGFQTAIIAAVLVLGLITRRWFCRGLCPVGGLLGLLGTRRVLNVTFDPSNCLNCGLCTEACPIGLEPGRNEVNLLVCWNCAECVETCPGNSLDLTFTRPRRREEILEETPA; encoded by the coding sequence GTGATCCGGCGCTGGCGACACTCCGTCCAGGCCTTCGCTCTGCTCCTGCCGATCGCCCTGCCGGCGATCCACGTGTTCTTCGGCTGGTCGTGGATCCAGGGCGGATACCAGTCCCTGGGCATCGGGCCCGTGTGGTTCCTCTCGCCGCTCGAGGGGGTCGAGTCGGCGCTCGCGAGCCGGTCGATCCCCTGGACGATCATCGTGGGCGCCGTCCCCCTGGCTCTGCTCGCGGTGTTCATGGGCCGCGTCTTCTGCAGCTGGATGTGTCCGATCAACACCCTGCAGGAACTGGCCGAGTGGCTCGCCCGCACGCTCTTCGGCTACCGCCCCGGCAACCGACTTCCGATGCCCCGGCCGGTGATCTGGATCGTGCTGGGCGCCGATCTGGTGCTGAGCTTCCTGCTCGCCACGCCGCTGTTCTCGATCGTCTCGCCGCCCGGGCTCGTCAGCCGCGAGGCGATGGGCATGTGGTTCTTCGGTCTGGTCGGCTTCCAGACGGCGATCATCGCGGCGGTCCTGGTGCTCGGCCTGATCACGCGCCGCTGGTTCTGCCGTGGGCTGTGCCCGGTGGGCGGTCTGCTCGGCCTGCTGGGGACCAGGCGCGTCCTGAACGTGACCTTCGACCCCAGCAACTGCCTGAACTGCGGACTCTGCACCGAGGCCTGCCCCATCGGCCTGGAGCCGGGCCGCAACGAGGTGAACCTCCTGGTGTGCTGGAACTGCGCGGAGTGCGTGGAGACCTGCCCCGGGAACAGCCTCGACCTGACGTTCACCCGCCCCCGCCGGCGGGAAGAGATCCTGGAGGAGACCCCGGCATGA